A single window of Larus michahellis chromosome 17, bLarMic1.1, whole genome shotgun sequence DNA harbors:
- the PHLDB1 gene encoding pleckstrin homology-like domain family B member 1 isoform X13 codes for MGTLPRRVPLGAWASTGWQQQPVPESTRRLRAGAMEAAGRAPASPTRRVQTIIQNSPLDLIDTGKGLKVQTEKPHLVSLGSGRLSTAITLLPLEEGRTTIGTAARDIVLQGPGLAPQHCYIENVQGTLTLHPCGNACAIDGVPLRRPTRLTQGCTICLGQATFLRFNHPAEAKWMKSMIPAGGRSPAPLYGLPAKPEALVNGGRQPAERGSPSHSSLVSSIEKDLQDIMDSLVLEEPVSPAGKKTPTCGRSPLTPVVNGGGRCLLSPPPSPGAASGGSSYENASPTFSPLSSPASSGGYTSPSPSSQEQGPAVPPLVPLRSSSYNHAVQPPPQRPPPPPGGGPGEPWPPERPGDHRAGSPRLTPRAMPRPRGTLQERPPSPFRDPPAPSRQPAGRAVPDPRLQPPESPRAARRNVESMRELPPLSPSMSRRAASPRAAPDAPSPQPRLGREVPGSPRARRKGPEEPRGAGSPSPPLLVDTPPRRPSFGACLSPAYGLSSPAVPSPRQSPRTPRKPLGDPRPPVGPRERKNSITEISDNEDELLEYHRRQRQERVREQEMERLERQRLETILNLCAEYSKTDGSEAGDVQRLLAGEVDAGRRVPRAAVALGRAAKELRQRESLEKSDEENLKEECSSTESTHHEHEELAGPRAKEAQRLEEERAGALGRLDQLKGRLKELEQQLQETSREAEMERALLQGEREAEAARLRQEQEAVQQLQEKLAGLDASIRKERDKEAEALEMEAKLFEDLEFQQLERESRLEEEREARGQQLLQSRAECHRSIARRKERVAALDAQAAQVRLQSAQEAERLGRERNGVLQLLQKEKEKLMSLERHYQLVTGGRSFPKMSSALREMEQQLPGGPVWPPALDLEKWYQEVMAGFETSSSSLSPPSSPPPLPAKAHSSHKPLQVYRAKTEGDAGALTPRMKSGTPSSSQHNLSVLGRSPSPKLTACRPAQGPPSPAGSLPRNLAATLQDIETKRQLALQQKAQPLPAEPSQPGNLPGQQVIEEQKRRLAELKQKAAAEAQSQWEALHGQPPFPTAFPGLVHHSILHHHRPPGLGPRAEELDHAYDTLSLESSDSMETSISTGNNSACSPDNISSASGVEAGKIEEMEKMLKEAHAEKSRLMESREREMELRRQALEDERRRREQLERRLQDETARRQKMVEKEVKLREKHFSQARPLTRYLPIRKEDFDLRLHIESSGHSVDTCYHVILTEKMCKGYLVKMGGKIKSWKKRWFVFDRMKRTLSYYVDKHETKLKGVIYFQAIEEVYYDHLRSAAKSPNPALTFCVKTHDRLYYMVAPSAEAMRIWMDVIVTGAEGYTQFMN; via the exons ATGGGCACGCTGCCGCGGAGGGTCCCGCTCGGCGCCTGGGCCAGCACCGGGTGGCAG cagcagcccgTGCCCGAGAGCACCCGGCGTCTCCGAGCGGGCGCCATGGAGGCAGCCGGCAGGGCCCCTGCCAGCCCGACCCGCAGAGTCCAGACCATCATCCAG aACAGCCCCCTGGACCTGATCGACACGGGCAAGGGGCTGAAGGTGCAGACGGAGAAGCCGCACTTGGTGAGCCTGGGCAGCGGCCGGCTCAGCACCGCCATCACGCTCCTGCCCCTGGAGGAAG GGAGGACCACTATCGGCACGGCTGCGAGGGACATCGTCCTCCAGGGCCCCGGGCTGGCGCCCCAGCACTGCTACATCGAGAACGTGCAGGGGACCCTCACCCTGCACCCCTGCGGCAACGCTTGCGCCATCGATGGGGTGCCGCTGCGGCGGCCCACGCGCCTCACCCAAG GCTGCACCATCTGCCTGGGCCAGGCCACCTTCCTCCGCTTCAACCACCCCGCCGAGGCCAAGTGGATGAAGAGCATGATCCCGGCAGGGGGACGGAGCCCGGCGCCTCTCTACGGGCTGCCAGCAA agcccGAGGCCCTGGTGAACGGCGGCCGGCAGCCGGCCGAGCGGGGGTCTCCCAGCCACAGCTCCCTCGTCAGCTCCATCGAGAAGGACCTGCAGGACATCATGGACTCGCTGGTGCTGGAGGAGCCGGTGTCCCCTGCCGGCAAGAAGACGCCCACCTGCGGCcggtcccccctcacccccgtGGTGAATGGGGGTGGGCGCTGCCTCCTgtcccccccgcccagccccggggccgccTCGGGGGGCTCCAGCTACGAGAACGCCTCCCCCACCTtctccccgctctcctccccggcCAGCAGCGGTGGCTACACCAGCCCCTCGcccagcagccaggagcaggggcCTGCTGTGCCCCCCCTcgtcccgctccgctcctccagcTACAACCACGCCGTGCAGCCGCCCCCCCAgcgcccaccccccccacctgGTGGGGGTCCCGGCGAGCCTTGGCCGCCCGAGAGGCCCGGGGACCACCGGGCAGGCAGCCCCCGGCTGACCCCCAGGGCCATGCCGCGGCCGCGGGGGACCCTGCAGGAgcggccccccagccccttccgcgaccccccggcccccagtcGGCAGCCCGCTGGCAGGGCGGTCCCGGacccccggctgcagccccccgagAGCCCGCGGGCGGCCCGCAGGAACGTGGAGAGCATGCGGGAGCTGCCCCCCTTGAGCCCCTCCATGTCGCGACGGGCTGCCAGCCCCCGGGCGGCCCCCgacgccccctccccgcagccccggctgggcagggaggtgcctggcagcccccgcgccaGGCGCAAGGGTCCGGAGGAGCCGAGGGGTGCCGGGAGCCCCTCACCCCCGCTGCTGGTGGACACCCCCCCACGCCGCCCCAGCTTCGGCGCCTGCCTGAGCCCGGCGTACGGGCTGAGCTCCCCGGCCGTGCCCTCGCCCCGGCAGAGCCCCCGCACCCCCAGGAAGCCCCTGGGGGACCCACGGCCGCCGGTGGGGCCGCGGGAGCGCAAGAACAGCATCACCGAGATCAGCGACAACGAGGACGAGCTGCTGGAGTACCAccggcggcagcggcaggagcgGGTGCGGGAGCAGGAGATGGAGCGCCTG GAGCGGCAGCGCCTGGAGACCATCCTGAACCTGTGTGCCGAGTACAGCAAGACGGACGGCAGCGAGGCGGGCGACGTGCAGCGGCTCCTGGCCGGCGAGGTGGATGCTGGCCGGCGGGTGCCCCGCGCTGCCGTGGCTCTGGGCCGTGCCGCCAAGGAGCTGCGGCAGAGGGAGAGCCTGGAGAAGTCGGACGAGGAGAACCTGAAGGAGGAGTGCAGCAGCACCGAGAGCACCCACCACGAG CACGAGGAGCTGGCGGGTCCCCGGGCCAAGGAGGCGcagcggctggaggaggagcgTGCCGGCGCGCTTGGCCGCCTGGACCAGCTGAAGGGCCGCCTcaaggagctggagcagcagctgcaggagacgTCGCGAGAG GCGGAGATGGAGCGGGCGCTGCTGCAGGGTGAgcgggaggcggaggcggcgcggctgcggcaggagcaggaggcggtgcagcagctgcaggagaagctcGCCGGCCTGGATGCCAGCATCCGGAAGGAGCGGGACAAG GAGGCGGAGGCGCTGGAGATGGAGGCCAAGCTGTTCGAGGACCTGGAGTTCCAGCAGCTGGAGCGGGAGAGCCGCCTCGAGGAGGAGCGGGAGGCGCggggccagcagctcctgcagagccGGGCCGAGTGCCACCGCAGCATCGCCCGCAGGAAG gagcGGGTGGCCGCGCTGGACGCCCAGGCTGCCCAGGTCCGGCTGCAGAGCGCGCAGGAGGCCGAgcgcctgggcagggagaggaacggcgtcctgcagctcctgcagaag gagaaggagaagctcaTGTCTCTGGAGCGGCACTACCAGCTGGTCACAGGCGGCCGGAGCTTCCCCAAAATGTCCTCGGCTCTCAGAGAG ATGGAGCAGCAGCTGCCGGGGGGCCCCGTGTGGCCCCCGGCTCTTGATTTAGAGAAGTGGTACCAGGAGGTCATGGCTGGCTTtgagacctcctcctcctctctctctcctccttcttcccctcctccgCTTCCAGCTAAAGCTCACTCCTCTCACAAGCCTCTCCAG GTCTATCGTGCCAAAACGGAGGGTGACGCTGGTGCCCTCACCCCTCGGATGAAGAGTGGGACACCCTCGTCCTCGCAGCACAACCTCTCCGTGCTGGGGCGCAGCCCCTCGCCCAAG CTGACCGCCTGCCGTCCTGcccagggcccccccagcccggcgggCAGCCTCCCCCGCAACCTGGCGGCCACGCTGCAGGACATCGAGACCAAGCGCCAGCTGGCCCTGCAGCAGAAGG CCCAGCCGCTCCCAGCAGAGCCCTCGCAGCCGGGCAATCTACCAG GTCAGCAGGTGATCGAGGAGCAGAAGCGGCGGCTGGCGGAGCTGAAGCAGAAGGCGGCCGCCGAGGCTCAGTCCCAGTGGGAAGCCCTGCACGGGCAGCCCCCCTTCCCTACTGCCTTCCCCGGGCTCGTGCATCACTCCATCCTGCACCACCACCGTCCCCCCGGCCTCGGGCCCCGCGCCGAGGAGCTGGACCACGCGTACGACACCCTCAGCCTGGAGAGCTCGGACAGCATGGAGACCAGCATCTCCACCGGCAACAACTCTGCCTGCTCGCCCGACAACATCTCCAG TGCCAGTGGGGTGGAGGCAGGGAAGATCGAGGAGATGGAGAAGATGCTGAAGGAGGCGCACGCGGAGAAGTCGCGGCTGATGGAGTCCCGG GAGCGGGAGATGGAGCTGCGGCGGCAGGCGCTGGAGGACGAGCGCCGGCGCCGGGAGCAGCTGGAACGGCGGCTGCAGGATGAGACCGCGCGGCGGCAGAAGATGGTGGAGAAGGAGGTCAAGCTGCGGGAGAAGCACTTCTCACAG GCTCGTCCCCTGACGCGGTACCTCCCCATCCGCAAGGAGGACTTCGACCTGCGGCTGCACATCGAGTCCTCGGGCCACAGCGTGGACACCTGCTACCACGTCATCCTGACGGAGAAGATGTGCAAGGGCTACCTGGTCAAGATGGGCGGCAAGATCAAGTCTTGGAAGAAGCGCTGGTTCGTCTTTGACCGCATGAAGCGCACGCTCTCCTACTACGTGG ATAAACACGAGACGAAGCTGAAGGGCGTCATCTACTTCCAAGCCATCGAAGAAGTTTACTACGACCACCTCCGCAGCGCGGCCAAG agCCCCAACCCCGCGCTCACCTTCTGCGTCAAGACCCACGACCGCCTCTACTACATGGTGGCCCCCTCGGCCGAGGCCATGCGCATCTGGATGGACGTCATCGTCACCGGGGCCGAGGGCTACACCCAGTTCATGAactga
- the PHLDB1 gene encoding pleckstrin homology-like domain family B member 1 isoform X8, producing the protein MGTLPRRVPLGAWASTGWQQQPVPESTRRLRAGAMEAAGRAPASPTRRVQTIIQNSPLDLIDTGKGLKVQTEKPHLVSLGSGRLSTAITLLPLEEGRTTIGTAARDIVLQGPGLAPQHCYIENVQGTLTLHPCGNACAIDGVPLRRPTRLTQGCTICLGQATFLRFNHPAEAKWMKSMIPAGGRSPAPLYGLPAKPEALVNGGRQPAERGSPSHSSLVSSIEKDLQDIMDSLVLEEPVSPAGKKTPTCGRSPLTPVVNGGGRCLLSPPPSPGAASGGSSYENASPTFSPLSSPASSGGYTSPSPSSQEQGPAVPPLVPLRSSSYNHAVQPPPQRPPPPPGGGPGEPWPPERPGDHRAGSPRLTPRAMPRPRGTLQERPPSPFRDPPAPSRQPAGRAVPDPRLQPPESPRAARRNVESMRELPPLSPSMSRRAASPRAAPDAPSPQPRLGREVPGSPRARRKGPEEPRGAGSPSPPLLVDTPPRRPSFGACLSPAYGLSSPAVPSPRQSPRTPRKPLGDPRPPVGPRERKNSITEISDNEDELLEYHRRQRQERVREQEMERLERQRLETILNLCAEYSKTDGSEAGDVQRLLAGEVDAGRRVPRAAVALGRAAKELRQRESLEKSDEENLKEECSSTESTHHEHEELAGPRAKEAQRLEEERAGALGRLDQLKGRLKELEQQLQETSREAEMERALLQGEREAEAARLRQEQEAVQQLQEKLAGLDASIRKERDKEAEALEMEAKLFEDLEFQQLERESRLEEEREARGQQLLQSRAECHRSIARRKERVAALDAQAAQVRLQSAQEAERLGRERNGVLQLLQKEKEKLMSLERHYQLVTGGRSFPKMSSALREETLHISEPYELLEGTKPPSPLPAAAASLASPAARSYPKAQEEYMRLSDVFRFCSNAHGPSPDTKASAAAPAAAQRSFLLAVPPAADEYVTVEQLSGILGGPRAPAASLLSCTPLAPSSSGCAAPPPPLPSLSSPSVSAEMEQQLPGGPVWPPALDLEKWYQEVMAGFETSSSSLSPPSSPPPLPAKAHSSHKPLQVYRAKTEGDAGALTPRMKSGTPSSSQHNLSVLGRSPSPKLTACRPAQGPPSPAGSLPRNLAATLQDIETKRQLALQQKAQPLPAEPSQPGNLPGQQVIEEQKRRLAELKQKAAAEAQSQWEALHGQPPFPTAFPGLVHHSILHHHRPPGLGPRAEELDHAYDTLSLESSDSMETSISTGNNSACSPDNISSASGVEAGKIEEMEKMLKEAHAEKSRLMESREREMELRRQALEDERRRREQLERRLQDETARRQKMVEKEVKLREKHFSQARPLTRYLPIRKEDFDLRLHIESSGHSVDTCYHVILTEKMCKGYLVKMGGKIKSWKKRWFVFDRMKRTLSYYVDKHETKLKGVIYFQAIEEVYYDHLRSAAKSPNPALTFCVKTHDRLYYMVAPSAEAMRIWMDVIVTGAEGYTQFMN; encoded by the exons ATGGGCACGCTGCCGCGGAGGGTCCCGCTCGGCGCCTGGGCCAGCACCGGGTGGCAG cagcagcccgTGCCCGAGAGCACCCGGCGTCTCCGAGCGGGCGCCATGGAGGCAGCCGGCAGGGCCCCTGCCAGCCCGACCCGCAGAGTCCAGACCATCATCCAG aACAGCCCCCTGGACCTGATCGACACGGGCAAGGGGCTGAAGGTGCAGACGGAGAAGCCGCACTTGGTGAGCCTGGGCAGCGGCCGGCTCAGCACCGCCATCACGCTCCTGCCCCTGGAGGAAG GGAGGACCACTATCGGCACGGCTGCGAGGGACATCGTCCTCCAGGGCCCCGGGCTGGCGCCCCAGCACTGCTACATCGAGAACGTGCAGGGGACCCTCACCCTGCACCCCTGCGGCAACGCTTGCGCCATCGATGGGGTGCCGCTGCGGCGGCCCACGCGCCTCACCCAAG GCTGCACCATCTGCCTGGGCCAGGCCACCTTCCTCCGCTTCAACCACCCCGCCGAGGCCAAGTGGATGAAGAGCATGATCCCGGCAGGGGGACGGAGCCCGGCGCCTCTCTACGGGCTGCCAGCAA agcccGAGGCCCTGGTGAACGGCGGCCGGCAGCCGGCCGAGCGGGGGTCTCCCAGCCACAGCTCCCTCGTCAGCTCCATCGAGAAGGACCTGCAGGACATCATGGACTCGCTGGTGCTGGAGGAGCCGGTGTCCCCTGCCGGCAAGAAGACGCCCACCTGCGGCcggtcccccctcacccccgtGGTGAATGGGGGTGGGCGCTGCCTCCTgtcccccccgcccagccccggggccgccTCGGGGGGCTCCAGCTACGAGAACGCCTCCCCCACCTtctccccgctctcctccccggcCAGCAGCGGTGGCTACACCAGCCCCTCGcccagcagccaggagcaggggcCTGCTGTGCCCCCCCTcgtcccgctccgctcctccagcTACAACCACGCCGTGCAGCCGCCCCCCCAgcgcccaccccccccacctgGTGGGGGTCCCGGCGAGCCTTGGCCGCCCGAGAGGCCCGGGGACCACCGGGCAGGCAGCCCCCGGCTGACCCCCAGGGCCATGCCGCGGCCGCGGGGGACCCTGCAGGAgcggccccccagccccttccgcgaccccccggcccccagtcGGCAGCCCGCTGGCAGGGCGGTCCCGGacccccggctgcagccccccgagAGCCCGCGGGCGGCCCGCAGGAACGTGGAGAGCATGCGGGAGCTGCCCCCCTTGAGCCCCTCCATGTCGCGACGGGCTGCCAGCCCCCGGGCGGCCCCCgacgccccctccccgcagccccggctgggcagggaggtgcctggcagcccccgcgccaGGCGCAAGGGTCCGGAGGAGCCGAGGGGTGCCGGGAGCCCCTCACCCCCGCTGCTGGTGGACACCCCCCCACGCCGCCCCAGCTTCGGCGCCTGCCTGAGCCCGGCGTACGGGCTGAGCTCCCCGGCCGTGCCCTCGCCCCGGCAGAGCCCCCGCACCCCCAGGAAGCCCCTGGGGGACCCACGGCCGCCGGTGGGGCCGCGGGAGCGCAAGAACAGCATCACCGAGATCAGCGACAACGAGGACGAGCTGCTGGAGTACCAccggcggcagcggcaggagcgGGTGCGGGAGCAGGAGATGGAGCGCCTG GAGCGGCAGCGCCTGGAGACCATCCTGAACCTGTGTGCCGAGTACAGCAAGACGGACGGCAGCGAGGCGGGCGACGTGCAGCGGCTCCTGGCCGGCGAGGTGGATGCTGGCCGGCGGGTGCCCCGCGCTGCCGTGGCTCTGGGCCGTGCCGCCAAGGAGCTGCGGCAGAGGGAGAGCCTGGAGAAGTCGGACGAGGAGAACCTGAAGGAGGAGTGCAGCAGCACCGAGAGCACCCACCACGAG CACGAGGAGCTGGCGGGTCCCCGGGCCAAGGAGGCGcagcggctggaggaggagcgTGCCGGCGCGCTTGGCCGCCTGGACCAGCTGAAGGGCCGCCTcaaggagctggagcagcagctgcaggagacgTCGCGAGAG GCGGAGATGGAGCGGGCGCTGCTGCAGGGTGAgcgggaggcggaggcggcgcggctgcggcaggagcaggaggcggtgcagcagctgcaggagaagctcGCCGGCCTGGATGCCAGCATCCGGAAGGAGCGGGACAAG GAGGCGGAGGCGCTGGAGATGGAGGCCAAGCTGTTCGAGGACCTGGAGTTCCAGCAGCTGGAGCGGGAGAGCCGCCTCGAGGAGGAGCGGGAGGCGCggggccagcagctcctgcagagccGGGCCGAGTGCCACCGCAGCATCGCCCGCAGGAAG gagcGGGTGGCCGCGCTGGACGCCCAGGCTGCCCAGGTCCGGCTGCAGAGCGCGCAGGAGGCCGAgcgcctgggcagggagaggaacggcgtcctgcagctcctgcagaag gagaaggagaagctcaTGTCTCTGGAGCGGCACTACCAGCTGGTCACAGGCGGCCGGAGCTTCCCCAAAATGTCCTCGGCTCTCAGAGAG GAGACCCTCCATATCTCAGAGCCTTATGAGCTGTTGGAGGGAACTAAGCCCCCGagccccctgccagcagcagccgcctcctTAGCTTCTCCTGCCGCCCGCTCCTACCCCAAGGCACAAGAG GAGTACATGAGGCTGTCTGACGTTTTCAGGTTCTGCAGCAATGCGCACGGCCCCAGCCCGGACACTAAAGCTTCTGCcgctgcccctgctgctgctcagcgCTCTTTCTTGCTTGCTGTACCTCCCGCAGCCGACGAG TACGTGACCGTTGAGCAGCTCTCGGGCATCCTGGGCGGCCCCCGCgcccctgctgcttccctgctgagCTGCACCCCGCTGGCTCCTTCATCCTCAGgctgtgctgctcctcctcctcctcttccatctctctcttctccctccgtCTCTGCAGAG ATGGAGCAGCAGCTGCCGGGGGGCCCCGTGTGGCCCCCGGCTCTTGATTTAGAGAAGTGGTACCAGGAGGTCATGGCTGGCTTtgagacctcctcctcctctctctctcctccttcttcccctcctccgCTTCCAGCTAAAGCTCACTCCTCTCACAAGCCTCTCCAG GTCTATCGTGCCAAAACGGAGGGTGACGCTGGTGCCCTCACCCCTCGGATGAAGAGTGGGACACCCTCGTCCTCGCAGCACAACCTCTCCGTGCTGGGGCGCAGCCCCTCGCCCAAG CTGACCGCCTGCCGTCCTGcccagggcccccccagcccggcgggCAGCCTCCCCCGCAACCTGGCGGCCACGCTGCAGGACATCGAGACCAAGCGCCAGCTGGCCCTGCAGCAGAAGG CCCAGCCGCTCCCAGCAGAGCCCTCGCAGCCGGGCAATCTACCAG GTCAGCAGGTGATCGAGGAGCAGAAGCGGCGGCTGGCGGAGCTGAAGCAGAAGGCGGCCGCCGAGGCTCAGTCCCAGTGGGAAGCCCTGCACGGGCAGCCCCCCTTCCCTACTGCCTTCCCCGGGCTCGTGCATCACTCCATCCTGCACCACCACCGTCCCCCCGGCCTCGGGCCCCGCGCCGAGGAGCTGGACCACGCGTACGACACCCTCAGCCTGGAGAGCTCGGACAGCATGGAGACCAGCATCTCCACCGGCAACAACTCTGCCTGCTCGCCCGACAACATCTCCAG TGCCAGTGGGGTGGAGGCAGGGAAGATCGAGGAGATGGAGAAGATGCTGAAGGAGGCGCACGCGGAGAAGTCGCGGCTGATGGAGTCCCGG GAGCGGGAGATGGAGCTGCGGCGGCAGGCGCTGGAGGACGAGCGCCGGCGCCGGGAGCAGCTGGAACGGCGGCTGCAGGATGAGACCGCGCGGCGGCAGAAGATGGTGGAGAAGGAGGTCAAGCTGCGGGAGAAGCACTTCTCACAG GCTCGTCCCCTGACGCGGTACCTCCCCATCCGCAAGGAGGACTTCGACCTGCGGCTGCACATCGAGTCCTCGGGCCACAGCGTGGACACCTGCTACCACGTCATCCTGACGGAGAAGATGTGCAAGGGCTACCTGGTCAAGATGGGCGGCAAGATCAAGTCTTGGAAGAAGCGCTGGTTCGTCTTTGACCGCATGAAGCGCACGCTCTCCTACTACGTGG ATAAACACGAGACGAAGCTGAAGGGCGTCATCTACTTCCAAGCCATCGAAGAAGTTTACTACGACCACCTCCGCAGCGCGGCCAAG agCCCCAACCCCGCGCTCACCTTCTGCGTCAAGACCCACGACCGCCTCTACTACATGGTGGCCCCCTCGGCCGAGGCCATGCGCATCTGGATGGACGTCATCGTCACCGGGGCCGAGGGCTACACCCAGTTCATGAactga